The genomic interval GAACACGACGCGCTTGTTCGGAAAATCGATTTCGACGCGGTCGAACAGCGACAGGCTGTCCATGCCGATCAGCAGCGCCGGCCGCTCGACGAGGCCCAGCGCGCGGAACGCCTGGCTGTCGGCAAAGCTGACGGGCAGGTCGTTGACATCCATGCCGTTGATCACGATGCGCCGGATCGCGGTGCGCACCGCGGGCACGGCCTCGCCGGTCACCGCGCCGAGCGTGGTCGGCAGGAAGGGCAGGCGGTTCGCGCGCTTCGCCGCGACCAGCTTTTGCAGCGCGATATTGCCGACGCTCGTCTGCGCGCCGGTGTCGACGATGACGTCGATGCGTTTGCCGTCGAGCCGCGCGTCGGACAGGATCAGCCGCCCGGCCGAATTGCGCGCGGTGACGACGATCGCGTCATCGTCGCGGATGATCGGGCGCGCGCGCTTGCGCGTCTCCAATATCTCCATCGTTTCCTCGCGGAAATCGATGAGCACGCGCCGCTTTTCGAGCATGTCGACCCCGATCAGCCCGGCGGCGCCGATGTGCCGGCCGGAAAAGGCGGGAGCATCGACCGGCGCGAGGTGCAGGTCGGACATCCGCAGCGCCGCGACGCGGAAACTGGGCACCACCGCCGATCCGCCGATCGTCGCGAGCTTGAGCTTGGCGCCTTCGACAAGCTTGAGTCGCTCGGCGAGCTCGCGCGCGATCACCGTGCGCTCGGCGCCGGTATCGACGAGGAAGGAGAAGGGCCCTTCGCCGCCGACCATGACCTGCACCGCCATGCGCCGCGTCGCGTCGAGGTCGAAGGGCTGAATGAAGGGGACGACGGTGACCGGCGGCGCGACCAGTTGGCCGGCGGGCGTCGGCGCCGCGGCGGGGGCGGGCACGGGATCGGCGGGCGCCGGCGTCGCGCCAGAGGGCGGGGGGGCGGTGAGCGGGGGAGCGGTCAGCGCGGGGGCGGCGAGCAGCAGCGCCAATGGGACGGACCAACCGGTTGCACGGGTCATCGCTGGCATCCTCATCTATATTTATGCCAGTCTACGCCTGTGCGGCGCTTGCGGCAAGCGACGCGCCGCCCGACGTCCTATTCCTGCGGGTCAACGCGCATCGCTTCTTCGGCCAGCGTATCGGCGAGTTCGCCGAGCAGCATGTCGTCGAGGTCGGACGCCGCGACATTCTCGCGCCCGATCAGCACCAGCACGGGGATGGCGAGCGGGCTGATCCGGTCGAGCGTCTTGTGCAGCATCGTCCCCGCCGCGCGGTCGAGCAGGTCGCTGAGCCGCGCGACGTCGGTCAGCCGCTCGCGCGCGTCGGCCCACGCGGCTTCGAGCAGCAGATGGTCGGGCTCATATTTGCGCAGCACGTCGAAGATCAGGTCGGTCGAGAAGGTGACCTGCTTGCCCGTCTTGCGCTTGCCCGGATGCTGGCGCTCGATCAGCCCGCCGATCACCGCGACCTCGCGGAAGGCGCGCTTCAACAGGTGCGAGTGTTCGACCCATTCGACGAACTCTTCGGACAATATCTCGGCATCGAACAGGTTCTGGGGGTACGCCACGGGCCGCAGCGACCAGATCGCGATCGCATAGTCGGAGGCGACGAAGCCCAAGGGTTGCAACCCGGCGCGTTCCATCCTTTTCGTGATCAGCATCCCCAGCGACTGGTGCGCGTTCCAGCCCTCGAACGGATAGCAGACGAGATAATGATGTCCTTCGTGCGGGAAGGTCTCGACGAGCAGTTCGCCCGGCCGCGGCAGCGCCGAGCGCAGCGCCTGCATTTCGAGCCAGAAGCGCACATCCTCGGGAAAACGCGCCCAGCTCGCCGGATCGGCCAGGAAAGTCCGCACCCGGTCGGCGAGCCGCGTCGAGATCGCGAGCCTCGCCCCCATATAGCTCGGAATACGCGCCGGGCGCGTCGTCGCGCGGACGATCAGGTCGGTATCGCGGATCGCCTCGACCTCGAGGCTCAAACCGGCAAAGGCGAAGGTGTCGCCGGGGGTCAGCGTGCTGGCGAAATATTCCTCGACCTTGCCGAGCCGCCGGCCGTTCTTGAAGCGGACGTCGGCCATCGGCGCTTCGACGATGATCCCCGCATTGAGCCGGTGCTGCGCGGCGAGCCGCGGATGCGCGATCCGCCACTTGCCCGGCCCGTCGGGGGCGAGGCGGCGGAAGCGGTCGTAGCTTTTGAGCGCATAGCCGCCGTCGCGCACGAAGCCGAGCAATCGCGCGAAGATGTCGGCATCGATCCACCGATAGGGCGTCGC from uncultured Sphingopyxis sp. carries:
- a CDS encoding aspartyl protease family protein; the encoded protein is MTRATGWSVPLALLLAAPALTAPPLTAPPPSGATPAPADPVPAPAAAPTPAGQLVAPPVTVVPFIQPFDLDATRRMAVQVMVGGEGPFSFLVDTGAERTVIARELAERLKLVEGAKLKLATIGGSAVVPSFRVAALRMSDLHLAPVDAPAFSGRHIGAAGLIGVDMLEKRRVLIDFREETMEILETRKRARPIIRDDDAIVVTARNSAGRLILSDARLDGKRIDVIVDTGAQTSVGNIALQKLVAAKRANRLPFLPTTLGAVTGEAVPAVRTAIRRIVINGMDVNDLPVSFADSQAFRALGLVERPALLIGMDSLSLFDRVEIDFPNKRVVFDLPEGASRDMGQRFAANGIRIGG